In the bacterium SCSIO 12741 genome, AAATGTGGTAGTTTGCGGAGGCGATGTAATCACAGAATTTGTGGTTTCCGGATTCCGTTCCTTTCATGCCCTGAGCGAAAGTCGATGCAAACCCTTTGATGACAATCGTGATGGAATTAACCTGGGAGAAGCAGCAGCTTGCATGGTACTTTCTTCCACTCCATCTGAAATCAGTTTGATAGGAGCGGCAACGAGCAATGATGCCAATCACATTTCAGGTCCCTCCCGAACAGGAGAAGGGCTTTATCTGGCCATTGGCAACGCTATGAAGGAAGCCAACAAAGAGGCCAGTGACATTAGATATATCTCGGCCCATGGAACGGCAACAGCCTACAACGACGAAATGGAATCGATCGCCTTTGATCGCCGAGGGCTCAATGAAGCCTTTGTAAATAGCTTCAAAGCCTACGTTGGACACACTTTAGGTGCAGCAGGAATTTTGGAAAGTATATTAGCTGTTTCCTGCCTGAAGGAAAATCTCGTAATCGAATCGCTTGGCTACGATTACCATGGAGTAAGCCGAAAAATTGAAATCATTGAGTATACTCGGAAGAGAATGCTCAAAACCATACTTAAAACCGGCTCCGGATTCGGAGGTGGAAATAACGCACTAATCTTCGAAAAAAATCAGTAAAGACGCTCACATATCTTCCTATGCCATACTGAATCGGGCTCAAGCCTGGTGCAACAATCAAATGGCTTATGAATCGGTAAATTCCTTCGACAACTGGGTCAAAGCCTGGTACCGTTCGCGGGAAGTGGGTTATGGAAAGTTTTTTAAAATGGACCGGCTCAGCAAGCTTGGTTTTATGGCCGCTGAATTGGTTTTGGAAGGCAAAAACCTCTCCGAAAAATACGGACCCGAACGAGTAGCCGTTCTCCTGGGTAACCGGGCAGCCAGTCTGGACACAGACCGGAAGCATCACGAATCGATCAAAAATCGTGAAAACTATTTTCCGAGTCCGGCTGTCTTCGTATACACATTGCCCAATATCGTGCTTGGAGAAATCGCCATTCGCCACACCTTTCGTGGAGAGAATGCTTTCTTCATTTTTGATAAATTTGAGCCCGGATTTTTCGTTGATCTGGCTCAGGGATTATTGGCCTCCAACAAGGCCGATGCCGTACTATTCGGCTGGGTGGATGTGGATGGAGAATCTTATGAAGCGGAACTCTATCTCGCCGAGCAAGAAGGTGGAGAATGGGGCCCATTGAGCGAAGAAAACATATCGAATTTGAAAACCAGAAATAATGGATGAATTGATTGTAAAACTGAAGGAGCAAATCATCGAGCAATTGAACCTCGAAGACATGACCCCAGATGATATTGATGCGGATGCTCCTCTGTTTGGAGATGGATTGGGATTGGATTCAATCGACGCATTGGAACTAATCGTGCTGATGGAGAAATTCTATGGCATTAAAATCCAAGACCCGAAAGAAGGTCAAAAGATTTTCCTTTCTGTACGGTCTATCGCCGAATTTATTCAGAACCACCAAAACGCCTAATCGTTGGCTTTACCCCGGGTATTCGTAACAGGTATTGGCGCAGTTTCAGCCATTGGGTTGACGGCTGAAGAGAATCGGACGTCGCTGCTGACGGGCAAACATGGTATTGCTCCGGTTCAGCGTATTTCGACCAAAAACAGTCACCTGATGGTGGGTGAAGTAAAACTTTCTGATGAAGAGATCCTCGCGAAGCTGGGAAATCCGGAAGGAATCTTTACCCGAACTTCCCTTTTGGGCATGTTGGCCGCTAAAGAGGCCTTGGCTCAAGCTGGAATCGAAGACTGTTCCGACGCCCCAACTGGATTAATCTCCTCCACCAGCGTAGGTGGAATGGGAAAAACCGAAAACTACTACTACGACTACCTAACCAACGACGAGCACCTGGAATTCATCATCACCCACGATTGTGGTGATAGCACCGAGTGCCTGGCAGACTATTTTGGAATAAAAGATTACCTCGCCACTATTTCCACAGCCTGTTCATCTGCTGCCAATGCAGTAATGATGGGCGCCCGATTGATCAAGAGCGGTCAATTAGACCGTGTGGTTGTTGGTGGAACGGATTGCCTGACCAAATTCACCTTGAATGGGTTTAATACCCTCATGATTTTGGATGCCGAGCACAGTCGTCCCTTTGACCAAACCCGAAGAGGGTTAAACCTGGGAGAAGGAGCCGGATTCCTGGTTTTGGAATCAGAAGAACTGGTTCGTAAATCGGGTAAAAAGGCCCTGGCAGAAGTATCGGGCTACGGAAATGCCAATGATGCTCACCACCAAACGGCGTCTTCTCCGGAAGGAGAGGGTGCGTTCCTGGCCATGAGCCAGGCTTTTCAAGTGAGTGGACTGGAACCTTCAGCCATCAGCTACATTAACGTGCATGGAACGGGGACCGAGAATAACGATCAGTCAGAAGGAACGGCTATCAACCGAATTTACGAGGGAAACACACCTCCCTTCTCTTCGGTGAAGGCGTTTACCGGACATACGCTTGCGGCGGCCGGAGGACTGGAAGCTGTTTACTCCGTTATGGCCATTGATAAGGGTTGTATCTATCCGAATCTGAATTTCCAGCATCCGATTGAAGGCTTAAACCTGGTGCCGGAAACCGAAGGTCGGGAAGGAGAAAACATTCAGCACGTACTCAGTAATTCATTTGGTTTTGGGGGAATTGTACCTCTCTGATATTCTCAGCGGTGTAAAATGGAAATGTATCTAAATGGCATCGGTTGTGTAGCTCCTCAGAATACTTCTGAGAAACCCTTATTTGCTGAACCCCTGGGCGAAACGGATGTGCGCAGAAACATCGTAAAACCCAACTACAAAGAATACATCAATCCTGCTATGATTCGTCGAATGGGTACGGCGATCAAAATGGGTGTTGTGGCCTCTAAGCAAGCCTTGAGTCAAGCCGGCACCGACATGCCAGATGCCATTATCGCAGGAACTGGATTGGGCTGCCAGCAGGATAGTGAAAAATTTCTCACCGCGATTATCGATCATGATGAGCAGTTTTTGACACCTACCTCTTTCATTCAATCTACCCATAACACGGTTGCCGGGCAGGTAGCACTTATGCTCAAGTGCCGGGCCTACAACTTTACCTATTGCCACCGGGGATTTTCCTTCGAAAACACTTTGGTTGATGCGGCTTTAGCTCTGGAAGAGGGCTGGGCACAACAAGTACTGGCCCTTGGCGTAGATGAAATGACGACTCATACCCTGGAAGTTTTCCAGCGAATAGGGCTCAACGTAAAAGATGCTGAACCGACTCTGGATCTGCTGAAAAGCGAACAAAAAGGATCTGTTTATGGAGAAGGTGCCACCGCATTCGTTCTTTCTCATCAGCCCAGTGAACACAACTTTGGGCGAATCTCGGCAGTAAAAACGCTGTACAAACCGACAAACGAACAGCAGGTGTTGGATTGGATCAATTCTACCTTGCAAGAATCCGGGGCTTCCCTTAACGACATCGACTTGGTGTTGCTTGGAAAAAACGGAAATCCCGAAGAAAATCGCTGGTACGAAGCCGTAGAAGCTTCTGCCTCTACTCCATCCATCGGTGCATTTAAACACCTCGTTGGAGAATACCACACAGCTAGTGCTTTCGCCCTTTGGTTGGGCGCATCCATTCTACAGGATCAAGAAGTTCCGGAAGTTGTATTCACTCGAAAAAACACAACAACCGATTGGAACCGAATCCTGATTTATAACCAATACGACCACCGCGATCACTCCTTAATTTTATTGGAAAAATGAATCGCTACAACCGATTTAGGTTAGCGTTTCTGGTTGCCCTTGCCGTTTTTGTGTATGGTTGGTACGCCTTAGGTTGGTCCCTTCTTTTTCCTTTGATCCTAATCGTTTTTTTTGCGGCAGTTGTGTTTTGGGGTGTGGTAAGCATTCGAGCCAACATGTTTACCGAAACCATCTGCAAAAACCCAGAAGCAAAAGGACAAATCTCCATCACTTTCGACGATGGTCCTCACCCAGAATTTACCCCAAAACTGCTGGACATTCTCAAACGGGAAAACATCCAAGCCACCTTTTTCTGCATTGGCCATAAAATGGAATCCCATCCAGATTTGGTACAGCGACTTCATCAGGAAGGTCACCTCATTGGAAATCACACCTACTCGCACAGCAAGTTTATTGACCTGACCCCCATCAAAAAATTTGCGGCCGAAATTCAAAAAACCTCCGACCTGACCCAAAAACTCATTGGTTTAAAACCTCGCTTTTTCCGCCCTCCCTATGGCATTACCAATCCTCGCGTGGCCGGTGGAATCAAACGAGCAGGCGTGTTGAGTATTGGATGGAGTATTCGATCCTTTGACACCGTAAATAAGGAGACTGACAAGGTGGTTCGCAAGGTTACCCGAAAGCTGGAATCCGGTGATATACTGCTGTTTCACGACCACTTGGAATGGTCCACAGAAATTTTGGAGAAGTTTTTGGTAGAAGTCCGTCAGACTGAATTCAAAATCGTTCCTTTGGACGAGTTGATAAATGAGAAAGCCTATGAATAAGTGGCTCCTGATTATGATGTTGGTCATTGGCTCAACGGCCCATGCCCAAAACACCTGGACAGCGGTAAGCGACAAAGCTGAATTTAAGAACAAGGTTCAACAAAGCACCAATGGTCTTAAAACTCTTATGGCTGATTTCGTTCAAGAAAAGCATTTGAGCTTCCTGGAAGAAACAGTAACCAGCACCGGAGTGTTCTATTTTAAGAAAGCCAATCAGGTTCGTTGGGAATACAAAGAACCCAATGCCTATTTCATTTTGATCAATGACAAAACCATCACAACCGTGATGAATGGTAAGGAAACTACAATTGATGCCTCCAAGAACAAAACCTTTCGGGAGATCAACAAGATCATGCTTGGGAGTATCAACGGTGATATCATAAATCACCCGGATTTTGAAAGCAACCTCTTTGAAAGTAGTGAGGGTTACAAGCTTCATTTGATCCCACAGGTAAAGGCCCTAAGCAATGTGATAAGCGAAATCGTTGTGTGGTTTGACAAAGAAAATATGAGCGTTGTTCAGCTCAAAATGATCGAAGCTTCCGAAGATTTTTCCCTGATTAAATTCGAAAACAAAAAGCTGAATGTTGAAGTACCTGATCGGATGTTTGCTCCTTAGCGCACTCCTGACAGGATGCCGATACCAACCGCTGCCCAAGTATGCTGACGACTATGGGCGGCAAGAAGGGAGAAGTGCTGCCGATTGGGTGGATCAGCCCGGTCTTTATCGCTTCGACGCCAGTTTTGACCGCAAGGAATCTCACTTTACCGGCGTATTTTACTTTAAATCCATTGATTCAAACCAGGTTAAAATAGCCATGACCACAGACATGGGCTACAAGCTATTTGATCTCCTCCTGACCCGGGAAGGCGTTCAATGGAACTACATCTATCCAGACATGGATAAAGCCATTCTAAAAGGCATTTTGGAAAAAGAGTTTCGAACCCTTTTGATGTACATCCCTTATGACTGCGAGACCTGGGTTTATGAACAAAAACCCTTACATGAACGGATTCATTGGGAGAAGGAAAAGATTTACTTTTACCCCGATTCTAATCGGACGGGTACCTATGAAAAAATCCAGCTGGTTAGAAGGAACAAGGTAAGGGTAGAAGTACAGGCATCGAATTTTCGTCCTCTGGAAAAGGAATCGAAAGGAAATGCCCCATCGGGCGTTCCCACTATTTACATTCCCGACCATATGGTGTTGAAGGACTATTTGGCTCAAACTACCATCACCTTAAAACGAAAGTTATGACGGAAGTACTTGGGGATTTCTACTCGGTGGTGAACAAAGGTGAGGCTGACGGAGACAAGCGCAGTTGGACCATCCGTATCAATCCTGAACACGAAATATTCAAAGGTCATTTTCCGGGTAACCCTATCACCCCGGGAGTATGCATGATTCAGATCATTCGAGAATTGGCAGAGGAAGACCTCAATCAAAAACTCTTTTTGTTTTCGGCCAACAACGTCAAGTTTATGGCGATTATCAATCCTGAAACAGATCCTGTATTGCAACTCGATGTGCAAATCTTGGAAAAAGAGGACTTCTACAGCATTCGTTGCTCGGCTCGATTTGGGGAAACGGTAGCCCTTAAATTCAGTGGATCTTTTCGTCCAGTAAATTAAATCCAACCCCGTGGAAAAAACCGACTGCAAGTCAAAACTCAAAGAACTTCGGTGCTGTATTCTTGTTCCGACCTACAACAACGAGAAAACTTTGACTCGGGTGTTGGATGGCGTACTGGAATACTCCGATGATCTGATTGTAGTTTGCGACGGTGCAACAGATTCCACTCCCGAACTTTTAAAAAACTACGAAAACAAAGCCCATGTCGTTTCCTATCAACCCAACAAGGGAAAAGGAAATGCGTTGAGAACCGGATTTAAAAAAGCGGTTGAACTGGGATTTGACTATGCCATAACCATCGACTCGGATGGACAACACTACCCGGAAAACATTCCTGATTTTGTGACCAAACTGGAGGAAAATCCAGGGGCGCTGATTATCGGAGCCCGAAACATGGATCAGGAGACGGTTCCCGGAAAAAGTAGCTTTGGAAACAAATTTTCCAACTTCTGGTTTCAGTTTGAAACCGGTATAAAACTCCCGGACACTCAATCCGGATATCGGTTGTACCCGGTAAAGGCCTTGGATAAGGTTCGATTCTTTACAACGAAGTTTGAATTCGAAATCGAGGTAATCGTGAAGGCAGCCTGGAGGGATATTCCGGTTATTCCGGTTCCGATTAAGGTATTGTATGACCCCGAAGAGCGGGTTACTCATTTCCGCCCTCTGCAAGACTTCACGCGAATCAGCATTCTCAATACTTGGTTGGTTACCTTGGCCTTACTCTACTACAAGCCGAGGAATCTTTTGCGGCATTTTCAAAAAAAAAGCATTCGCCAACTCATCCGTGAAGATCTGATTCAAAGTCATGAGCCCATTCACAAAAAAGTGAAGGCCGTGATGTTGGGTGTTCTTATTGGCGTTTTACCTATTTGGGGACTCCACACCCTCTCGGTCATTGTATTCGCTCACGTATTTAAGCTGAACAAGTTCATTGCCTTTTTGGCTTCCAATATCAGCTTTCCGCCCTTTGTTCCCATTCTGGTCTTTTTGAGTATGATCATCGGGAAGTGGACCCTTGGCACAGGTAAAGTGATCGCCTTCAACATGGACATTACGGTAGAATCCATTAAAGATCATCTGGTGCAATATGCCGTTGGCAGTACCATTCTTGCCCCTCTTTTAGCACTCCTTTTTGGATTGCTGACGTTTGTTTATCTTTCCTCCACCCGAACCCAGAAACACGGTTGATTGGAAAACTGGTTTATCCATATTCAACGGTATTTTAGCCGGAAGAAAGCCCTATTCTTCGGACTGCTATTGCTCCTCATGGCCTTGCTTGGTGGCTTGGTCTCTCAGCTTAGGTTTGAAGAAAACATATCCCGTATGCTACCCGGCAGCGAGGAATTGGTGGAAGTCAATCGTTTGATTGAATCTTCCGGGTTCATGGATCGGCTCTTTATTCACGTTTATGCCGACGGAGATGTACATCCCGACAGCCTCACCGAGCTCGCTGATCAACTGGCCGAACGGCTAAGCGACACGAGCTATCAGGGACTGATTCGAACCTTCGAATATCAATTGACCGATGAAGATCAACAAGCGGTTTACAACTACCTCTCAGACAACCTGCCCTATTTTCTTTCCGAAAAAGATTATCGGTATTGGATAAACGCCTGCAACCCGATTCCATCCAGTCTTTCGTTCGCGGTGGTTACGATTTGATCCTTTCACCAGCTGGAATGGTAGCCGGAAAGTTCTTTATGAACGATCCGGTTGGAATGAATAGCCTCGGTCTCAATAAGCTCAACCAACTCCGATTGGATGATCGCATTGAGCTCTACAACAACTACTACGTTTCCAAAGATCAGCGCCATCTGCTCATGTGGTTGATTCCGGAAAATGAACCGAACGAAACCACCGAAAATGCTCGATTACTCGACCTGCTTTCCGAGGACTTGAAATCGCTCTCTACCGACCAGGTAAAGGCCGAGTACTACGGAACCACCGCCGTTGCCGTAGGGAATGCTCGTCGAATCAAAAAAGACATTCAATCGACGGTTGGTATTGCCGTTATCATTCTACTCGTCTTTCTCACCTTTTATTTTCGCAAGCCCACCACCTTTATTTTGCTCTTTCTTCCGGTGATTTTAGGAGCGGGATTTGCCCTGGCCACTCTTTATTTGGTGAAGGGAACGATTTCAGCCATCTCCCTGGGAATTGGTTCTTTAATCTTAGGAATCACCATTGATTTCAGCCTTCACTTTCTGAACCACATGCGGGAAGAAAACGAAGTGGAATCAGTTTTGAGATCTACCGCACGCCCTATTCTAACTTCTTGCCTTACCACTGCTTCTGCTTTTATGTGTTTGGCCTTGGTAGGTTCAGACGCCCTAACCGATCTTGGCTTGTTTGCCTCTATCAGTGTAATCGTGGCGGCCCTGGCCACCTTGTTGGTTCTTTCCAATTTGGTGAAATCTAAAAAAGGAGATTCTACCAGGAAAAGCGCTCCGAAAAAGGGATTCATGCAGACCTTGAGTCAATACCCTTTGCACAAAAAGCCCTGGGCTATACTCGCATCATTGGCCATTACTGCAGTCCTTCTTTTCTTCTTTAGTGAGGTTCGTTTTGATGGAGACCTCTCCAAAATGAATTACCAGAGCGAAGCCCTGGAAGAAGCCGCTACCCGACTAAACTCGATAAACGGTCAACAAGAAAAAACCATTTACCTCGTCGCCCGATCTTCGGATCAAAACGAAGTATTTGCTGAGAACCAGCGCATCCTTCAAGTAGTTCAAAACTTGCAAAAAGATTATCCCGAAATTCATGCGGCTTCTTTGGCACCCATTGTTCTTTCTAAAGAAGAACAGGAGCGAAAACTGGCCTTGTGGAATAATTTCTGGACAAACGAGCGTATCGATGGCCTTCGACAAATGCTCATCGAAGCCGGCACTCCCTACAAATTCAAAGAGACCGCTTTCAAACGGTTTTACAAACGACTGGAAAAGGATTACGAACCCTTGTCTTTT is a window encoding:
- a CDS encoding 3-hydroxyacyl-ACP dehydratase encodes the protein MTEVLGDFYSVVNKGEADGDKRSWTIRINPEHEIFKGHFPGNPITPGVCMIQIIRELAEEDLNQKLFLFSANNVKFMAIINPETDPVLQLDVQILEKEDFYSIRCSARFGETVALKFSGSFRPVN
- a CDS encoding polysaccharide deacetylase family protein, with amino-acid sequence MNRYNRFRLAFLVALAVFVYGWYALGWSLLFPLILIVFFAAVVFWGVVSIRANMFTETICKNPEAKGQISITFDDGPHPEFTPKLLDILKRENIQATFFCIGHKMESHPDLVQRLHQEGHLIGNHTYSHSKFIDLTPIKKFAAEIQKTSDLTQKLIGLKPRFFRPPYGITNPRVAGGIKRAGVLSIGWSIRSFDTVNKETDKVVRKVTRKLESGDILLFHDHLEWSTEILEKFLVEVRQTEFKIVPLDELINEKAYE
- a CDS encoding DUF2062 domain-containing protein, whose translation is MEKTDCKSKLKELRCCILVPTYNNEKTLTRVLDGVLEYSDDLIVVCDGATDSTPELLKNYENKAHVVSYQPNKGKGNALRTGFKKAVELGFDYAITIDSDGQHYPENIPDFVTKLEENPGALIIGARNMDQETVPGKSSFGNKFSNFWFQFETGIKLPDTQSGYRLYPVKALDKVRFFTTKFEFEIEVIVKAAWRDIPVIPVPIKVLYDPEERVTHFRPLQDFTRISILNTWLVTLALLYYKPRNLLRHFQKKSIRQLIREDLIQSHEPIHKKVKAVMLGVLIGVLPIWGLHTLSVIVFAHVFKLNKFIAFLASNISFPPFVPILVFLSMIIGKWTLGTGKVIAFNMDITVESIKDHLVQYAVGSTILAPLLALLFGLLTFVYLSSTRTQKHG
- a CDS encoding acyl carrier protein yields the protein MDELIVKLKEQIIEQLNLEDMTPDDIDADAPLFGDGLGLDSIDALELIVLMEKFYGIKIQDPKEGQKIFLSVRSIAEFIQNHQNA
- a CDS encoding beta-ketoacyl synthase is translated as MSVYVASHSILSPFGLGSATTFDALVQGNSAVVYNEDPELSPIPFFVSKIQDELIEPMKVDGITRLESMMMQTILDALKKFPEADLRNKDSLLILSTTKGNIDLLADTRPVQLGGFAKERSYLSSVAETLGKTFRCANTPIVVSNACISGGNALQLAKTFLDAGRYKNVVVCGGDVITEFVVSGFRSFHALSESRCKPFDDNRDGINLGEAAACMVLSSTPSEISLIGAATSNDANHISGPSRTGEGLYLAIGNAMKEANKEASDIRYISAHGTATAYNDEMESIAFDRRGLNEAFVNSFKAYVGHTLGAAGILESILAVSCLKENLVIESLGYDYHGVSRKIEIIEYTRKRMLKTILKTGSGFGGGNNALIFEKNQ
- a CDS encoding beta-ketoacyl synthase chain length factor, giving the protein MEMYLNGIGCVAPQNTSEKPLFAEPLGETDVRRNIVKPNYKEYINPAMIRRMGTAIKMGVVASKQALSQAGTDMPDAIIAGTGLGCQQDSEKFLTAIIDHDEQFLTPTSFIQSTHNTVAGQVALMLKCRAYNFTYCHRGFSFENTLVDAALALEEGWAQQVLALGVDEMTTHTLEVFQRIGLNVKDAEPTLDLLKSEQKGSVYGEGATAFVLSHQPSEHNFGRISAVKTLYKPTNEQQVLDWINSTLQESGASLNDIDLVLLGKNGNPEENRWYEAVEASASTPSIGAFKHLVGEYHTASAFALWLGASILQDQEVPEVVFTRKNTTTDWNRILIYNQYDHRDHSLILLEK
- a CDS encoding outer membrane lipoprotein carrier protein LolA — its product is MNKWLLIMMLVIGSTAHAQNTWTAVSDKAEFKNKVQQSTNGLKTLMADFVQEKHLSFLEETVTSTGVFYFKKANQVRWEYKEPNAYFILINDKTITTVMNGKETTIDASKNKTFREINKIMLGSINGDIINHPDFESNLFESSEGYKLHLIPQVKALSNVISEIVVWFDKENMSVVQLKMIEASEDFSLIKFENKKLNVEVPDRMFAP
- a CDS encoding beta-ketoacyl-[acyl-carrier-protein] synthase family protein, whose product is MALPRVFVTGIGAVSAIGLTAEENRTSLLTGKHGIAPVQRISTKNSHLMVGEVKLSDEEILAKLGNPEGIFTRTSLLGMLAAKEALAQAGIEDCSDAPTGLISSTSVGGMGKTENYYYDYLTNDEHLEFIITHDCGDSTECLADYFGIKDYLATISTACSSAANAVMMGARLIKSGQLDRVVVGGTDCLTKFTLNGFNTLMILDAEHSRPFDQTRRGLNLGEGAGFLVLESEELVRKSGKKALAEVSGYGNANDAHHQTASSPEGEGAFLAMSQAFQVSGLEPSAISYINVHGTGTENNDQSEGTAINRIYEGNTPPFSSVKAFTGHTLAAAGGLEAVYSVMAIDKGCIYPNLNFQHPIEGLNLVPETEGREGENIQHVLSNSFGFGGIVPL
- a CDS encoding 3-oxoacyl-ACP synthase, producing MAYESVNSFDNWVKAWYRSREVGYGKFFKMDRLSKLGFMAAELVLEGKNLSEKYGPERVAVLLGNRAASLDTDRKHHESIKNRENYFPSPAVFVYTLPNIVLGEIAIRHTFRGENAFFIFDKFEPGFFVDLAQGLLASNKADAVLFGWVDVDGESYEAELYLAEQEGGEWGPLSEENISNLKTRNNG